From one Humulus lupulus chromosome 8, drHumLupu1.1, whole genome shotgun sequence genomic stretch:
- the LOC133795570 gene encoding uncharacterized protein LOC133795570: MRRQGPAARVPVDPEIEKTCRQNRRNKRLEKVVQRIEQEEVMANNGNNGGAVEEQTNALKFLSKFFLPAKAAKLRGEINNFYQLDNEALYEAWERFKDLIRKCPHHGIEKWMLVHNFYNGLGGTTRTLIDAAAGGAFMRKSANEAYDLLEEMAMNNQQWPSERSSSRKVAGMYEVDAISKLTAQVEALTKQLQGNIITAQCQYADVNNMPMEQAQAIENFPRQSNNNPYSNSFNQGWRNHPNFSWKNDQQGQSSNQQQPQGFFQPRFRPQQQPQPPTHHQQQQNFGGNSNAQSDVLNQFMAETRSSIRNLETQMGQLDTLMANRAQGNLPSTTESRSERELQGNHAQAPAKEEKKHSEKKATEEALEQMPSYVKFMKDILSKKRKMEDFETVALTEECSAILQKKLPPKLRDLGSFTIPCTIGRIEGINALCDLGASINLMPLSVFKRLQLGEAKPTIVTLQLVDRSLAHPRGVIEDVLVKVEKFIFPVDFKVLDMEEDNNVPIILGRPFLATGQALIDVQKGELKLRVKGEEVVFNVLKAMTYPEASDNCFSVDVMGNLVEERKLINDPLELSLVEDEISDQDGKEAMEYAKWLNSYGPLKRKYFEELGAVPKRSLPSVEKPPELELKVLPDHLRYEFLGENKTLPVIVSASLSDVETEKLL; encoded by the exons ATGCGACGTCAAGGACCAGCTGCAAGagtgcctgttgatcctgagaTAGAGAAGACTTGTCGGCAAAACAGAAGAAACAAAAGGTTGGAAAAAGTTGTACAAAGGATTGAGCAAGAGGAAGTTATGGCCAACAACGGTAATAATGGGGGTGCTGTAGAAGAGCAGACTAATG CGCTGAAGTTCCTCTCCAAGTTTTTCCTTCCAGCTAAAGCAGCTAAGTTGagaggagagattaataatttttatcagtTGGATAATGAGGCTCTTTatgaagcttgggagagattcaaagATTTGATAAGAAAGTGCCCGCATCACGGAATAGAGAAatggatgctagtccataatttttataatgggttgggTGGTACTACTCGCACACTCATTGATGCAGCAGCTGGTGGTGCGTTTATGAGAAAGAGCGCCAATGAGGCATATGACTTGTTGGAggaaatggccatgaataatCAGCAGTGGCCAAGTGAAAGAAGCTCTTCAAGGAAAGTGGCCGGTATGTATGAAGTGGATGCAATTTCGAAGTTGACTGCTCAAGTTGAGGCCTTGACTAAGCAATTGCAAGGCAATATAATAACAGCTCAA TGTCAGTATGCTGATGTAAACAACATGCCTATGGAGCAAGCTCAAGCTATTGAGAATTTTCCTCGACAGAGCAATAATAACCCTTATTCCAATTCCTTCAACCAAGGGTGGAGGAATCATCCCAATTTTTCTTGGAAGAATGATCAGCAAGGCCAATCTTCAAACCAACAACAGCCACAGGGGTTCTTTCAGCCGAGATTTAGGCCGCAGCAACAACCTCAACCGCCCactcatcatcaacaacaacaaaattttggTGGAAATTCTAATGCTCAGTCAGATGTGTTAAACCAATTCATGGCTGAAACTCGGTCTTCTATTAGAAATCTGGAGACCCAAATGGGACAATTGGATACTCTCATGGCTAATCGTGCCCAAGGTAACTTGCCTAGCACCACTGAAAGTCGATCCGAAAGAGAATTGCAAGGAAATCAC GCACAGGCACCGGCAAAAGAGGAAAAGAAGCACAGTGAGAAAAAGGCTACTGAAG AGGCCTTAGAGCAAATGCCGAGCTATGTCAAGTTCATGAAGGACATCttgtccaagaagaggaagatggagGACTTTGAAACTGTGGCATTGACGGAAGAGTGTAGTGCTATACTGCAAAAGAAGCTCCCTCCTAAACTGAGAGATCTTGGGAGTTTCACAATACCATGCACTATTGGAAGAATTGAGGGAATAAATGCTCTTTGTGATTTGGGGGCTAGTATCAACCTGATGCCATTGTCAGTTTTCAAGAGATTGCAACTTGGAGAAGCCAAGCCCACAATTGTAACTTTGCAACTAGTTGATCGTTCGTTGGCACATCCAAGAGGGGTAATTGAAGATGTCCTTGTCAAGGTGGAGAAGTTTATTTTTCCTGTCGATTTCAAAGTTCTTGACATGGAAGAGGATAACAATGTTCCCATTATCCTTGGGAGGCCCTTCTTGGCAACAGGCCAAGCACTTATAGATGTTCAAAAGGGTGAGTTGAAGTTGAGAGTGAAAGGGGAAGAAGTTGTATTCAATGTGCTCAAGGCCATGACTTATCCTGAAGCTAGTGACAATTGCTTTTCGGTTGATGTAATGGGTAACTTAGTGGAAGAGAGAAAATTGATAAATGATCCTCTTGAGTTGAGTTTGGTTGAAGATGAGATTAGTGATCAAGATGGAAAGGAAGCTATGGAGTATGCAAAATGGCTTAATTCTTATGGGCCATTGAAGAGGAAATACTTTGAAGAGCTTGGGGCAGTGCCAAAAAGGTCATTGCCCTCAGTTGAGAAGCCCCCGGAGTTAGAATTGAAGGTGCTTCCTGACCATCTGAGGTATGAGTTTTTGGGTGAAAACAAGACACTTCCAGTTATAGTTTCGGCTTCACTTTCTGATGTGGAGACTGAAAAATTGTTGTGA